The Camelina sativa cultivar DH55 chromosome 14, Cs, whole genome shotgun sequence genome includes a window with the following:
- the LOC104739823 gene encoding ATP-dependent Clp protease proteolytic subunit 6, chloroplastic encodes MAGLAISPPLGLSFSSRTRNPKPTSYLSHNQRNPIRRIVSALPSPYGDSLKAGLSSNVSGSPIKLDNKDPRFGVIEAKKGNPPVMPSVMTPGGPLDLSSVLFRNRIIFIGQPINAQVAQRVISQLVTLASIDDKSDILMYLNCPGGSTYSVLAIYDCMSWIKPKVGTVAFGVAASQGALLLAGGEKGMRYAMPNTRVMIHQPQTGCGGHVEDVRRQVNEAIEARQKIDLMYAAFTGQPLEKVQQYTERDRFLSASEALEFGLIDGLLETEY; translated from the exons ATGGCGGGTTTGGCAATTTCACCTCCTCTCGgtctttccttttcttctcgAACTCGGAACCCTAAACCCACTTCGTATCTATCTCACAATCAAAG GAATCCCATTAGACGGATAGTTTCAGCTCTGCCGAGTCCGTATGGAGATTCATTGAAAGCTG GACTTTCGAGTAATGTTTCTGGGTCACCAATAAAGCTTGACAACAAGGATCCAAG ATTTGGAGTGATTGAGGCGAAAAAAGGAAACCCGCCTGTAATGCCTTCAGTGATGACCCCTGGAGGGCCTTTAGACCTTTCTTCTGTGTTATTCCGCAACCGCATAATCTTCATCGGACAACCAATTAACGCACAGGTGGCTCAGCGAGTTATATCTCAGCTTGTAACTCTCGCATCTATTGATGATAAATCCGACATCCTG ATGTACTTAAATTGTCCTGGTGGCAGCACCTACTCCGTCTTAGCAATTTATGACTGTATGTCTTGG ATCAAGCCTAAAGTTGGAACGGTAGCGTTTGGAGTAGCTGCAAGCCAAGGAGCACTTCTTCTTGCTGGAGGTGAAAAAGGAATGCGCTATGCAATGCCTAATACTCGGGTCATGATACATCAACCGCAAACTGGATGTGGA GGACATGTGGAGGACGTGAGGAGACAAGTGAATGAAGCCATCGAAGCACGACAA AAAATTGACCTGATGTATGCAGCTTTCACTGGACAACCTCTTGAAAAAGTGCAGCAATACACCGAAAGAGATCGTTTCTTATCCGCATCTGAG GCTCTTGAGTTTGGGCTTATTGATGGTCTATTGGAAACAGAATACTGA
- the LOC104739824 gene encoding dehydrodolichyl diphosphate synthase complex subunit NUS1-like, protein MDLNQSMRLLSSWIAQIGVLGLDLLWRFIHLVVSLCYIVSGIIEAVESYAISLGLNKKYSSINIEKLRCLAVVVDIEEARDVSKVIELLQWLRTIGVKQVGLFDSQGLLKKSKDLILGTVPGSVLSEEIGEKDSSPDQNPLALEFISSSDNKEAVMKAANILLQDHLKSSRPENDKGENFFTETHLNEALRVVGENVHAPDLLLVYGPIRSHLGFPAWRLRYTEIVHMGSLNYMRYGSLLKAIHKFTGVHQNYGT, encoded by the exons ATGGATTTGAATCAATCTATGCGGCTCCTGAGTTCTTGGATTGCTCAA ATTGGTGTTTTAGGTCTTGATTTGCTATGGCGTTTCATACACCTTGTTGTGAGCTTGTGCTACATTGTCTCTGGTATCATTGAAGCAGTTGAAAGCTATGCCATATCGTTAGGATTGAATAAAAAGTACAGTTCCATCAATATTGAGAAACTCCGGTGTCTAGCTGTTGTGGTGGACattgaagaagctagagatGTTTCCAAGGTTATTGAGCTTCTGCAATGGCTAAGAACCATTGGGGTGAAACAAGTTGGTCTATTTGACTCCCAAG GTTTATTGAAGAAATCCAAAGATTTGATCCTTGGAACCGTCCCAGGTTCAGTGTTGTCAGAG GAGATTGGTGAAAAGGATTCTTCCCCTGACCAAAACCCCCTGGCATTAGAATTTATTTCATCTTCTGACAACAAAGAAGCTGTTATGAAAGCAGCAAACATACTTCTTCAGGACCACTTGAAATCTAGTCGTCCCGAGAACGATAAAGGGGAAAACTTTTTTACAGAGACTCATTTGAACGAAGCACTAAGAGTTGTTG GTGAGAATGTACATGCACCCGATCTGTTGCTTGTTTATGGACCTATAAGGAGCCACCTCGGCTTTCCTGCTTGGAGACTTCGATACACTGAGATAGT ACATATGGGATCTTTGAATTACATGAGATATGGTTCCCTTTTGAAGGCAATTCACAAGTTCACAGGTGTACACCAAAACTACG GAACTTAA
- the LOC104739825 gene encoding mediator of RNA polymerase II transcription subunit 32 isoform X1, with protein MDNIVDSLNKAYEKFVLASASVMESKESAGGQKASLTDAALENFKEKWELFRVACDQAEEFVESVKQRIGSECLVDEATGLTTASGGGQPAAATGAATSLPPISAVRLEQMSRAVRWLVLELQRGSGVAPGSVHSSSTGFDTRFAEDSTQ; from the coding sequence ATGGATAACATTGTGGACTCATTGAACAAAGCTTACGAGAAATTTGTTCTTGCCTCGGCTAGTGTTATGGAGTCTAAAGAGAGTGCAGGAGGGCAAAAAGCATCTCTCACTGATGCTGCCTTGGAGAATTTCAAGGAGAAATGGGAACTGTTCCGTGTGGCTTGTGATCAAGCAGAGGAGTTTGTGGAGTCAGTGAAGCAGAGGATTGGATCTGAGTGTTTAGTTGATGAGGCTACTGGTTTAACTACTGCATCAGGAGGAGGCCAACCAGCGGCGGCTACTGGTGCTGCCACTAGTCTCCCGCCCATTAGTGCAGTAAGGCTTGAACAGATGAGTAGAGCTGTTCGATGGCTTGTTCTTGAGCTTCAACGTGGCTCTGGTGTAGCTCCTGGCTCGGTGCATTCCTCCTCTACTGGGTTTGATACTAGATTCGCTGAAGACTCGACTCAATAA
- the LOC104739825 gene encoding mediator of RNA polymerase II transcription subunit 32 isoform X2 has protein sequence MESKESAGGQKASLTDAALENFKEKWELFRVACDQAEEFVESVKQRIGSECLVDEATGLTTASGGGQPAAATGAATSLPPISAVRLEQMSRAVRWLVLELQRGSGVAPGSVHSSSTGFDTRFAEDSTQ, from the coding sequence ATGGAGTCTAAAGAGAGTGCAGGAGGGCAAAAAGCATCTCTCACTGATGCTGCCTTGGAGAATTTCAAGGAGAAATGGGAACTGTTCCGTGTGGCTTGTGATCAAGCAGAGGAGTTTGTGGAGTCAGTGAAGCAGAGGATTGGATCTGAGTGTTTAGTTGATGAGGCTACTGGTTTAACTACTGCATCAGGAGGAGGCCAACCAGCGGCGGCTACTGGTGCTGCCACTAGTCTCCCGCCCATTAGTGCAGTAAGGCTTGAACAGATGAGTAGAGCTGTTCGATGGCTTGTTCTTGAGCTTCAACGTGGCTCTGGTGTAGCTCCTGGCTCGGTGCATTCCTCCTCTACTGGGTTTGATACTAGATTCGCTGAAGACTCGACTCAATAA